The segment CAGTAGGGTCAGCCAGCCGGAGCGAGCGCGTTTCTACATCCACTTGCTCAACTCTGCTGACATACAGATCAATGCGGTGGCGCAGCAGCGAGCGTTCCGAACGCTCCAGGTGCTCTGGATCTTGCCCATTAAAGGGAAGGTAGAGCCAGCCTGGTTGATAGAGATGGTGACCACTCTGATCGATCAAGACCAGGCGTGCCTCGTCTTCATCTAACTGACGTGCGAGCAGATTAGCAAGGACCGTGCCACCCACGCCACCGCCGACAATAGCGATGGTTGGCCGCTGGATGACATTAGCCATAACAAAGCTCTCTTCCTGGAATACTCAGATACCAGCCAGGCGCTCGAAGCATCAGTCCTTGAGCGCCCGGTTGTGGCTCAGTGCGTTTTTCGCATGACAAAGCGGGTGTAGCCCTCCAGCGCGTAGGCGCCCAGGAACTCATAGCCTGCCTTCTGAATCCAGGCCGGAATATCCTTCGCCGAGCCGGGGTCCGACGACAGCACGGAGAGCACGCTGCCAACTGGAGCGGCGCGCACCACGCGAATCAACTCCATCAACGGGCCGGGACAGAAGCTCCCGCGCGCATCCACCTCGCGGTCAATCCTGGCATCAGGTATGGTAATCGGATCGGGCATGATGCTGCCCCCTTCTTAGATAAACAGGGTGATCCTGGAGTCTTTGGCACGGTCAACGAAGGTCGCGACCCCCGTGACATCCTCGACGATGGGCTCCAGATCATTCTTCGTCCAACCGAACAGTTCCAGCG is part of the Ktedonobacterales bacterium genome and harbors:
- a CDS encoding sulfurtransferase TusA family protein is translated as MPDPITIPDARIDREVDARGSFCPGPLMELIRVVRAAPVGSVLSVLSSDPGSAKDIPAWIQKAGYEFLGAYALEGYTRFVMRKTH